A single region of the Streptomyces sp. NBC_00425 genome encodes:
- a CDS encoding MFS transporter, protein MTRWRALIVLGTAQFLMVLDTSVMNVSISQLVEDFDTEVTAIQAVITLYALVMAAFMIIGGRLGDILGRRRLFLLGLVVYATGSALTAAAPTLWVLTLGWSVIEGLGAAMVLPAMAALVAESYHGRDRAVAYGVIGGLAGAGIAVGPLLGGWVTTYLTWRLVFVGEVVVVLVVLCFRKAVTEAPRTGTRPRLDGVGAALSAAGLALGVLGVLQSGTWGWLQPRNPPFTVFGFSPTLFVVGAGVVVLAAFLHWERRREAKGADPLVHLALLHRPVLRSGLMCLLSQNLILLGLFFTIPLYLQVVQGFDAFETGLRLLPVSVTMLAASLGAARLGRVAGARRVVRLALLTLAGAVVWLLATIDPVIDDAQFAGAMALLGVGMGLLASQLGNVVQSSVDDDERSEVGGLQFTAQNLGSALGTALIGSLLVGALAQAFTTRVESHPQLSEETSRQAGVALEAGISFVPTEQVRTAAEDAGLPPAEVDALTDSYASAQLDGLKAAILAAGGITLASLLVTSHLPTARTGRPGKSRGSTPSGPVDLTR, encoded by the coding sequence ATGACCCGCTGGCGCGCTCTGATCGTCCTGGGGACCGCCCAGTTCCTGATGGTCCTGGACACCTCCGTCATGAACGTCTCGATCAGTCAGCTGGTCGAGGACTTCGACACCGAGGTGACGGCCATCCAGGCGGTCATCACCCTGTACGCACTCGTCATGGCCGCCTTCATGATCATCGGCGGTCGGCTCGGCGACATCCTCGGCCGGCGCCGGCTCTTCCTCCTCGGCCTCGTCGTCTACGCCACGGGCTCGGCCCTCACCGCTGCCGCGCCCACCCTGTGGGTTCTCACGCTGGGCTGGTCGGTCATCGAGGGGCTGGGCGCCGCGATGGTCCTGCCCGCGATGGCGGCGCTGGTCGCCGAGTCCTACCACGGGCGGGACAGAGCCGTCGCCTACGGGGTGATCGGCGGGCTGGCCGGTGCGGGGATCGCGGTCGGCCCGCTGCTGGGCGGCTGGGTGACGACGTACCTCACCTGGCGGCTGGTCTTCGTCGGAGAGGTCGTCGTGGTGCTGGTCGTGCTGTGCTTCCGCAAGGCGGTCACGGAGGCGCCCCGAACCGGGACACGACCGCGTCTGGACGGCGTCGGCGCCGCGCTGTCGGCGGCGGGGCTGGCGCTCGGGGTGCTCGGCGTCCTGCAGAGCGGCACCTGGGGCTGGCTGCAGCCCCGCAACCCGCCCTTCACCGTGTTCGGCTTCTCGCCGACCCTGTTCGTCGTCGGCGCCGGAGTGGTCGTGCTGGCCGCCTTCCTGCACTGGGAACGCCGCAGGGAGGCCAAGGGCGCGGACCCCCTCGTCCACCTCGCGCTCCTGCACAGGCCCGTGCTGAGATCGGGGCTGATGTGCCTGCTGAGCCAGAACCTCATCCTGCTCGGCCTGTTCTTCACGATCCCGCTGTATCTGCAGGTCGTGCAGGGCTTCGACGCCTTCGAGACGGGCCTGCGCCTGCTCCCCGTGTCGGTGACCATGCTCGCCGCGTCCCTGGGCGCCGCCCGGCTGGGCCGGGTCGCCGGAGCGCGGCGGGTGGTGCGACTCGCGCTGCTGACCCTGGCCGGGGCCGTCGTATGGCTGCTGGCCACCATCGACCCCGTCATCGACGACGCGCAGTTCGCCGGCGCGATGGCGCTGCTCGGCGTGGGCATGGGTCTGCTGGCGTCGCAGCTGGGCAACGTCGTCCAGTCGAGCGTGGACGATGACGAGCGCAGCGAGGTGGGCGGACTGCAGTTCACGGCGCAGAACCTGGGTTCCGCGCTGGGTACCGCGCTCATCGGGTCGCTGCTGGTCGGAGCCCTGGCGCAGGCCTTCACCACCCGAGTGGAGAGCCACCCCCAGCTGTCGGAGGAGACCAGCCGGCAGGCCGGCGTCGCCCTGGAGGCGGGCATCAGCTTCGTCCCCACCGAGCAGGTGCGCACCGCCGCCGAGGACGCCGGACTGCCGCCGGCGGAGGTCGACGCCCTCACGGACTCCTACGCATCGGCGCAGCTGGACGGGTTGAAGGCGGCGATCCTCGCCGCCGGCGGAATCACGCTCGCCAGCCTTCTGGTCACGTCGCATCTGCCCACCGCGAGGACCGGACGCCCCGGGAAGTCACGGGGCAGCACGCCGAGCGGTCCCGTCGACCTAACACGTTGA
- a CDS encoding HdeD family acid-resistance protein, whose product MSVPHGSVPPSEPDQLSGGRDRRGDDRVARGPAGGDPADVLGVLGRSWTWILGSAIAAFVPGILILVWPDETLHVLAVLIGLYLLVTGVFRFVAAFGGGDHGERVTGLLLAMLYVVAGVLCLRHPMQTIAALSLIVGVLWLVSGILTLYTALAAKDLPHRGVVIGAAVFAIVAGIVVLALPTESARALTRLLGLWLVLLGLVEAVVAFAWRAALRRARTPMASQGPAGDP is encoded by the coding sequence ATGAGCGTGCCGCACGGTTCCGTACCGCCGTCCGAACCCGATCAGCTGTCCGGCGGCCGCGACCGCCGGGGCGACGACCGGGTCGCCCGAGGGCCCGCGGGCGGCGATCCCGCCGATGTCCTGGGTGTGCTCGGGCGGTCCTGGACGTGGATCCTCGGGTCGGCGATCGCGGCGTTCGTGCCGGGCATCCTGATCCTGGTCTGGCCGGACGAGACCCTGCACGTCCTCGCCGTGCTCATCGGCCTGTACCTGCTGGTGACCGGCGTGTTCCGGTTCGTCGCCGCCTTCGGCGGGGGCGACCACGGCGAACGGGTCACCGGGCTCCTCCTGGCCATGCTCTACGTGGTGGCCGGGGTGCTGTGCCTGCGCCACCCGATGCAGACGATCGCGGCGCTCTCGCTGATCGTCGGCGTCCTGTGGCTGGTGTCGGGCATTCTCACCCTCTACACCGCCCTCGCCGCCAAGGACCTGCCGCACCGGGGCGTCGTCATCGGCGCGGCCGTGTTCGCCATCGTCGCGGGGATCGTGGTGCTCGCGCTGCCCACCGAGTCCGCCCGCGCGCTGACCCGGCTGCTCGGCCTGTGGCTGGTCCTGCTCGGACTGGTCGAGGCCGTCGTCGCCTTCGCCTGGCGGGCGGCGCTGCGCAGGGCCCGCACGCCCATGGCGTCCCAGGGCCCGGCCGGCGATCCCTGA
- a CDS encoding SHOCT domain-containing protein — translation MSGDTYLAYDYPLLSAFWTMMVFFLWIMWFVLLFRVVVDIFRDDDLSGWAKAGWLVFCVVLPFLGVFVYVVARGKNMGRREITQAQEQQKAFDSYIRETAKGADRPTSSVDELARLSEIRARGDITDEEFDKAKQLVLSGTRR, via the coding sequence ATGAGTGGCGACACCTACCTCGCGTACGACTATCCGCTGCTGAGCGCCTTCTGGACCATGATGGTGTTCTTCCTGTGGATCATGTGGTTCGTGCTGCTGTTCCGGGTCGTCGTGGACATCTTCCGCGACGACGACCTCAGTGGCTGGGCGAAGGCCGGCTGGCTGGTGTTCTGCGTCGTCCTGCCCTTCCTGGGCGTGTTCGTGTACGTGGTCGCCCGCGGCAAGAACATGGGGCGCAGGGAGATCACGCAGGCACAGGAGCAGCAGAAGGCCTTCGACAGCTACATCCGTGAGACCGCCAAGGGCGCGGACCGGCCCACCAGCAGCGTCGACGAACTCGCCCGCCTGTCGGAGATCCGTGCGCGGGGCGACATCACCGACGAGGAGTTCGACAAGGCCAAGCAACTCGTACTGAGCGGCACCCGCCGCTGA